GACGCCGCTGAATTACGTGACGGGCTTCGGCTCGCTGCTCCAGGACGAGGCTTCCGGTTCCCTGAACCCGGTGCAGCAGGGACATTTGGAGCGCATTCTCGCGGGTGCCGAGGCCCTGGAGCGCCTGGTGGACGATCTGCTCGACATGGGGCAGATCCAGGCCGGCCGCTTCAAGGTCCACCCCGAGCCGGGCAGCGTCGCCGAGGTGGTGCTGGATGTCGTGACCGGCCTGGCGCCGGTCGCGGACGCCAGGGGAATCGAGCTGGTCAACCGCGTCGGCGCCGACTCCCCCGACGCGCACTTCGACCGCGTGCGCGTGGGCCAGGTCCTTGGCAACCTCGTCGGCAACGCGCTCAAGTTCACCCCCGAGGGCGGGCACGTCGAGATCCGCGCCCGCGAGGAGGGCGACTTCCTGCTTTGCGAGGTCTTCGACGACGGGCCGGCCATTCCGCCCGAGGCGCGCGACAAGGTCTTCGACCGCTTCGCGCAGCTGGACAGGGCCAGCACGCGGCGCGTTTCGGGCGTCGGCCTCGGCCTGGCGATCTGCAAGGCCATCGTGGAGGCCCACGGCGGGCGCATCGGCGTGGCCGGAGACAACGAGGCGGGGACGACGCTCTGGTTCACACTGCCGCTGGCGGCCCCGGCGGTCGCTAAGGCAAGCCCAGGATCAGGTCGACCAGCAGCGTCTTGTCCTCGGGGGTAGTCGGCACGATCGAGAGACCGTACGCCGTGCGCTCGGAGCCCTCGCCGTGGCGAACCCACGTGAGGTAGCCGGTGAGGTTGACCTGCTGGCTCGAGCCCAGCACGGGCAGGATCACGGCCAGGGGCTCGCCCTGGGGCGGCACTTGCTCGGACTCCACGCAC
This DNA window, taken from Candidatus Tanganyikabacteria bacterium, encodes the following:
- a CDS encoding HAMP domain-containing histidine kinase: MGDCLEALRQIDLLKDQFLSILMHELRTPLNYVTGFGSLLQDEASGSLNPVQQGHLERILAGAEALERLVDDLLDMGQIQAGRFKVHPEPGSVAEVVLDVVTGLAPVADARGIELVNRVGADSPDAHFDRVRVGQVLGNLVGNALKFTPEGGHVEIRAREEGDFLLCEVFDDGPAIPPEARDKVFDRFAQLDRASTRRVSGVGLGLAICKAIVEAHGGRIGVAGDNEAGTTLWFTLPLAAPAVAKASPGSGRPAASCPRG